ATGAGTGTCTTCAGCAAGTTCCTCTAGCATTTATGAAAGCAGCAGGGCTTCACTTACAGAGGATGTTTAGCTGGTTTCTTGTAGCTCAATTTTGATTTGAATGCAGGCTTGAAATTTTCATCTCTAGCTTGGCCAAATCAAGCCAAAATTATCTGTGTTAATGATTAGTTGCAACGCATAGGTTGTCTTTGGATCACATAAAAGTATTTATCATCTAATCACATGATGCTGTGGGTAGTTTGCATGTTAATTTCATTGTATCTTTTCAAGTGTATTTAAATCTCACAGGAAATTTAAACACTCTTTTTCAAATTCTGTAATTTCACCTTTAAGTTGGAAATTGTCACTGTTCTCATGTAACTTTTAAACTGCAGCACATCATGCCTCCCTATGGTACCCCACCACATCCATATGTTGCAATGTATCCGCATGGTGTGTATGCTCATCCATCCATTCCTCCGGTAATTGTTTTCCACTATACTTAAGATTTCTGCTCTCAGACTGACTCCATCAAATCCAGAGAAAGTTACTTTTCTTCTGAATTTATGCAGGGTTCTTATCCTTTTAGTCCTTTTGCAATGCCTTCTCCAAATGGTATTGCTGAGGTTTCTGTGAGTTTCCTATACTAAGTTTCTTCTGGAATAATTGCAAATGACAGAGCATGTCTTTTTCTGTAGGCCAACATAAAGAATAACTTGCAAGTTTGAATGTTTGGTGTAGGGAAACACTCCTGGCAGCATGGAAGCAGATGGTAGGCCATCTGATGCTAAGGAAAAACTGCCTATTAAAAGATCGAAAGGAAGTTTGGGCAGTTTAAACATGATCACTGGGAAGAACAATGAGCATGGTAAAACAACAGGAGTGTCCGCCAACGGAGCTTATTCTAAGAGGTAATGATGGACATGTGGATAACATGCATGGCTGTGATTTATATTGGTTGATGAACTTTGCCTTGTGTTTGTTGGGACATGTTAATGAGCTCTGCTTTGTGGTCCAAGTTTGCtgttttttgatgatttggTTTTGTTGGATGGAATGAAAAAACAGGGTAGGCTCATGTgtctcaaatttttttactgCTATGACCTCATCATAACAAATTGTAGATAGGCTGTCACTTTGGTCTCCACTCattgaattgaaatttattgCTGCTATGACATTATCCTAAGAATCTGACCTTGGAATTAATCTTGATATGTAGTGCTGAGAGTGGTAGTGAAGGCTCAAGTGAAGGAAGTGATGCAAATTCTCAGAGTGTAAGTGCATGAAGATCAGTTTTCTATctgtttttcttagttttattaAATGCTTTACATGATTGATTGGCATGCTTGATGCCATTCTTTTTTCACCAGCCACTTAATTGTTGATTTTGTGGTTACTTAACTTATGCTCCCCATCTTAATTATTTAGCATTACCTGGATGATTGGACAAGAAAGTTTTTTGGGCTGGCTGCATGACAGTATAAATGCTTTGACGCAATACCACAGTTTTGATCCTCAAGTAATCGTGGAGCAATATTGCCACTAATAACAGTGGTATTATTTTTCAGCGGGGAATTTGTGATGATAATAGTCACATTGATGGAATGGTGATTGCCATTTcctgttgttttttcttctctcatgtAGGAATATATATTTTGCCGATGATCACATCACATGTCTCTGGGGACAATTATTCCTGGTGTTAAATGTTGTGGGTATAGTTAATCTGTGTGGAAGCCAGTACTGAcatcaaataattctttttgctTGCTGCTCTTATGACCTTTGAATTGCCACGCCAAAAATCACTTACATGAGTAATCTTGTTCTGGTTGCTTTGCATCCTTGTTAGTTCCACAAACAAATGAACTTTTCTCATTTAGTGTGATGTGCAGTGAAAATTGCTGTGTAGGTATATGAAATACTAACTACCAGATGaccaaaaggggaaaaaaaattaaaacagacaGCTATGTCTTTAAACTTGTGAATGTCACTAGGACTGCTATATGAGAGATAGTTGAAGGCATTTTGTTTCAGCGGTAAGCATGAATTTGTCTGAATATATCAAGATTACCTAATTTGAGTCTTTAGTATTAATTATGGCTTCCCCTGGTGATGGTTTCTCTTATTGACAAAGGTTCTAATGGAATTAACCTTTGGTAAGTCATTTGGATTCTGTAGACTCTGCTGCATTTAACATTGGTCATGGTTTGCTTGCAATGgttatagaatatttttttgggtggggaggggggggggtgttGTGTTGGGTAGGGAAGCATTATCTGAGTGAGTCCTGCTCAAGTTTCAAGCATTTTGGAGTTGAAGGACTGCCTTACTCCTCAAGAAGAGCTTCATGAAGTTTCTTAAATATAGGCACATTCTAAAAGTAGCGTGCTATTTGTCCTGAATTGCCATGGCTTGTGATGCTTTGGCCAGATGAGACCCTGCTCAATTTTCAAACATTTTGGTGTTCAAGGTCCACCTTACTCAGAAAAGCTTCATATGTTCTCTTAACTGTAGGCGCATTCCAAATCCATTATACCAAACAGAATTTTTATGGCTATCATCATTGCATTCTGCTTATcccaaataaaacttttacacctgtctttcatcatcaaatggacaagatttttaatgttttgggaACCTTTTACTTTATTTGCATGCTTATAATAGCATTTTCACACACTtcatttttgtttacttttgtaGGACTCACAAATGAAGTCAGGTGGCAGGCAAGATTCTCTGGAaggtttgattatgattatatatttttataatgaagtCATCACACTGAGTGTTGCATGTTTATTGATAAAGAATTTTATTACAACAGACTCGTCTCAGAATGGTGGTTCAACACATGGTGCTCAGAATGGAGGAGAGGGTGCATCTAATATGATCATGAATCAAACGATGGCTGTCATGCCAATATCTGCTGCCAGCGCTCCAGGAGCTATACCTGGCCCCACAACCAACTTAAATATTGGAATGGACTACTGGGGAGCCCCTGCTTCATCTACTGTTCCTGCAATTCGTGGGAAAGTTCCTTCTACTCCAGTTGCTGGAGGGATAGTTTCTACTGGATCACGGGATGGTGTTCAATCACAGATTTGGTTACAGGTTAATTTTAGTCTTCAAATTGTTGGTTTCAAATGGTTGGGAACACTTTACTTCAAAGTTTGCACCTGcctattttagttttgttttgatgCACCTGCCAATTCTTTTGCCTGGCGTCTGCTTATTTACTGTAGCATTAACTAACATCTTCCTTGCTGTTTATGATTCTGATTTTATTGGAACACCTTTAACTGAGATACTCTCAGCATAGGAGAAACAAAATTCCTGGTGTAGATTTATCTCTAGATTTTCAACACTTGTGACCTGAGATTAATTGAACTGCCCATTTTTTTCCGAGGCCATACCTTAGTGAAATCATGCATTTTCCATTCTCATTCATATAGTGTTCTCAATTATCTCATATATCATGATCCAGCGTATCTTTCCAAGTGAGctcttttaatgttttcatgcaaaaattgggtttgttggaattttTTCAATCTAGTTTCAAGCTCTATTGCATGTTTGATTGTGATATTCGTGACATTCTTCTATAAAGCAATTCAGTTTTTATCATCtgcattgttttgattttgcttCTGCTTTCCAATTGAGTTGTCTCAAATTAAACAATGTATTTAGTTTCTTTTCAAGTTTGCAGCTGTTTTGAGGTGAAGTTTGAATTATCAATTGTTTATACATAGTTAATGGATTTAGGctaaaactaattaattctaATCTTTGTTAGAGGATCTGAATCAGACTCAAGTTGAATGACATGGATTATTTTGTTAGAAGCCAGCAGttttttgtcatgcttttgtattttatattattttatatctaaaatgAGTCTATGCCTCTTGTTTTTCTGGCTGTAGGATGAAAGAGAGCTGAAGAGACAGAGAAGGAAGCAGTCAAACAGAGAATCCGCTCGCCGGTCCAGGTTGCGTAAACAGGTATTGAAGTGTGCCTTAATATCTGGTAATTTAGCCTGGCTATGTTATGCACCATGCCTCTATATATCAATTCATGGGGTTGCATGCATGCTTTTGAGTCAGGCTGAATGTGATGAACTGGCCCAACGTGCTGAAGccttaaaagaagaaaatgccAATCTTAGATCAGAAGTAAACCAAATCAAGAGCGAGTATGAGCAACTTCTTGCAGAGAACGCCTCTCTCAAGGTGATGTTTTaatctttgatttgatttgttgaattttggtgtcttttatcttatcagcCATCACCTAACTATCCTGCATGTGACATATAATGAAGATAACATATTGCAAAGCCTGGTCTCTGACAAGAGACTTTACAAACATAACtataataaatgaattattgGATCTGGGCACTTCGATTTCAGGGTCGTTTGGAACTGCATTTCAAACGGTGTTTCcctaaattgtgttttttttttttaatgttttttgatttttttgatatgttgatgtcgaaaatatttatttttttaaacattattttgatgtatttccgagtaaaaagcactttgaaaaacaaccaataCCATACTTCCAAACACTTCCGAATTCACACGATAGAAAATAAACATAGAAGGAACTTGTTTGAGTTGGGTGGACAGATTTAACTGGACTTTGTGGGAATTTTTCCATGAAGAATTGCAAACATTGGACCAAAAATGCTATCTATTTGTACACGAGACAAGTATTGGCTGATGATGATGAACACCttttaaaaatgacaaatgACACTTGGCGATTATAATCATTTAATGCTAATTTCGGATCAATTTTGAATGGCTTTGAGAAAAACACTAACTCATTAGCCACCTCAGAAACAAGAAACCGTGCTTGTATAAAGTGGTCCTCACATAGAGTTTCGGTCTTTTATTGCAGGAGAGGCTCGGGGAAGTTTCTGGACAGGAAGATTTTAGGGCTGGCAGGAATGACCAACATATGAGCAATGATACACAACAGACTGGACAAACATAGCTTCTTCAGGTTGGTCTCTAGGATCTAGGTACCCTGTTTTCACGAGACTTTCAAGGAGCATAACCTAACCAATTAGCAACAGGAGTTTCTTCATATTTTGCATAGCTTGTAGTTTTGGATTTTATCAAAGCTGACCGTTATAGTTCTAGGATTCGTTCATCTCATATCATCCTAAAATTCTTATTGGGTCCATCTGTAACTGTTAGAGACCTAGGATGGTATGCCGAGTGAAATTTGTGTTATACCCTGTTTTAAGAGGGCAGTATCCACACTTTTTTGCTTTAtctgtattaaaaaaatctgattgaGGATGGTGTTAATTTGTTAAACTGAACTACATGCTATATTCCATATAAATCCCTGAATATAGTACCCTGGTTCTTATGTTTTGCTGCTCGGGTGCTCTAATTTGACATCGGAATCTTAAATCGGTTCTTATTTTGTGAGGGATATAAAATGTTTATGTTGTGGTATAGAGGTGACACCATACTTGTCGTGTTATCTAGCTTGCATATTATGAGTTATTGTTGGAATAtgctgaactgtcacaattaaCCCCAAGAGATCATCAAATTCTTCTATAGTCATTAATTCATTCCATTCTACAATTGCTGTATCagatatatttttcaagattaagaCGTCTGGCTTCTTAATGTTTAGAACCTGAAATAGGAAAGTTTTATGAGATTTCTTTTTAAACAGTGGTTTTGTTTGATAACATgagataggtttttttttaataattttatgaatcatTTCTCTCATCAACATGGTAtgttcaaagattttttttttaatattgattttaatgaatttaaaaagttgcaaaagaaaacatatttatgCTAGCAGTCCTTGCGTCTTGTCCAGGGTGGCATACGATATAAGTTTTAGTTGCTCTAATATCCGATAGGTAGCCCAATCCACTGCAAGGATTTTGTTTCCAAAACATTCTTAAATATATCAACGTTGGCTCAATCCTCTAGTATTAAgtacaaagacaaaaaaaaaaaaaaaaaaaactttaattctcTTAATAAATCATGTCTCTTGGTACTGTATTTCTCTCTTACAACAGTTATCAGAAAGGTTGCAAGGTATAGTGGATTGTACTTCCTTAATTGCTTTAATTTGATCTCTATAATctctattttcttaataaatacaCAACCAAACAAGAGTTTAAGATAATTCTAATTTTTGGTGTTTGGAATTTTatatttcctttcaattttttgcATTGGGGTTTTGAtagatttttatgaattatataaaaCCGAATTCTTTAGGGCTTTAATTActtgaatatttaataatacCAATTAGACAAAcaattatcatatatttaaaatattagttttattttgattttgattaatctACAAGATTAATTCTTGAactaataattatgatatttcttAGGTTTATCTTGTCTTGAATTAAGTTTTAAGAGTTGAGATGTGAGAACTtcggatttttttctttcacgaAACCATATGCTAATCTCTTACATAACAATGTATTTGTTGTAGCTACTACTTCGAATATAACACCTCATTCCTGGAATCTTGATGAAATAACTCTTGAATCTAAGAAATTGAATGAACGTTTAGCATGAAGAAATAATGGGAACGTGATCCAAGATTATGTCCAATGATATGAGATACTCTTGTTAACCAAAGAACATTAAATTGTCGCATTTATCTTTAAGTCCATCCCAACCTATATgttcaaattatcttttttcaaaAGATGAGAACCATCATCGTTgattttaagctttttaatttaaagcattttttgAGTTGGCTAAAGTACTCAAATGCAATGAATCCTATATTTTTATCTACCTTACTACATTTTTGGTAAGCCAACATGAAGGTTGGGattgaatgtattttttatacataagcTTTGGTAATGAGATGAAGGTAAATGATGGGATTCATTGTCCTTTATTGGATCTTGGGGGAAGGAAAATTCACCACATAGAATTGTAGTGAAATGTTATGAAGATTTAATGAATTAATCACAATAAACTCACAACTTGGTAGATAAACAAGCATAAGAAGTTGAGAATAGTTTTTACACCTTAAAGCTATGATTGATATTATTTGATTGCCATATTTTCAAGCATGTGCCTTTAAAAGCCTTAATGAAAGCTATAGTTCAAAAAATTAAGGTAATTTTATTGAACTCATGAAACTCTTAGAAAGTCATAATGATAAACTTGGCGGGCTTGTTTTAAAAAGTACtcattaaaatgataaataaacttCTTATAGAATTCgaaaggaaaatttaaatatcttttcTAGCAATGTGCAAAGGGTGATTTATGATGAGATTGAGGATTCAAAGTTTTGTATAATTTGTCATGAACTAGATACTAAGCAAAAAAGGGAAATTGTCTTATGATTTGTTGACAAAAATGGTCTCATTCGGGAATATTTTTCCATGTTATGCATGTGAAAGATATCACGACATTGACTCTAAAACAATATATGTTCCATGTTCTATCTCATTATGATCTTCTTGTAGAACATATATGAGATTGCGGATATGATGGTGCAGACAATATACGATATGAGTGGGATATACtccaagctttgtttttttaaagatttttcttttgttttttatatacattgcCTAGCTCATAGGTTACAATTAACTCTTGTTGCTGCCTTTACAAAAGTAAAACTTGTCCACCAATTTTTTACAAGTTTGAattctattattaatattggtgTTAGTTCATGGAAAATAAGTGATGAGTTACAACTTGCTCAAGCAATTAGAACTAGTAATAAGATTGCTTAAGATCAAGTAGAGATAGTAAAAGGAGTGAACCAATATGGTACTTCAAAACTATATGAAAATGTAAATACTTTATGGGTTctcattttcaatcaatttgtaACTTGTTAAGGATGTTTAGTGAAACTTGTAAAGTTATTAATACTATATCTAAAGATGGATTAAATTACTCTCAATAAGGTAATACAAAAGCAACTTATTTGCATTaacatcatttgattttttttttaatatatattgcaTTTGATGAAACAAATTATAGGGATTGGTGAAGTTTTATGCTGATCTTCGCAATAACAAGATCAAGACTTTGTCAATGCTACGAGTTTAGTTTCAACTACAAAGTCATTGATTCAAAAGTTACAGGATGATGGATGCGAACCTTTACTAAAGAGTGTTAAAACATTTTGCACATAAAACAGTGTTGATATTCTTGATTTGAAACCATTTTATACAAGAGCTCATGATTGGTCTCGTCATCATAGTGAACTTTTCACAACTTGAGAGCAtccattttcaatttgatatttttgtagctgcaattaattttcaattacaaGAGTTAAATAGTAgattttgtgataaaaaaattaagtttttttattttaaattaaaaattatgttctcAAGATTCTTATACCTCATTTAGTGTTGATGATGTATGCAATttgaatgaaatattttatcccAAAGATTTTAGTGAGTAAGATAAACTTCATTTGAGATTTCAATTGTAATATTATGAGCTTGATATACTAAAACATCCAAAGTcttaaaaattgtttattttatgagtTGTGTAAAGCAATGATTGCTTCTTAAAGATAAGAAAATCTAACATTTAATCGATAGTTGAATTCAAATAATCTTAACTTTTTTTGTATCTATAACAGTTatgaaatgagttttttttttataatgaagttggtgaaaaaatcaagaatttcattttgatataattattgagcttattaaaatagaatttgattttttttttacttgtatttatATCTCTTGAGGGCAAGCTAGATTTTCTCTTTCTGCCCTTAATTCCCTAGTTTGTGTACTTAGAGTTTGGAGTTATGAAACAAATCTATTCTACTTTGAAGTCTAATTGATTCTCAATTACGTGTGTaccatttattttcattcacTTTAGATCTTTACTTCCTCAATCCTATCAATTAtaatcattttagttttttttttcttacttttttgcCCTTAATGTTGTCTCTAAggaaagatttaaaaaaataccaatcaTGTATATCTTTCCTAAGATTCTACCGCTGCTTAAGATCCTAATTGAAAAAGTTTCATCTTTGtagcaagttttttttcttcaaattgacGCAATGTgtaaaattattgaagaaacTAGTATAGTAAGAGAAAAGATTGGATAAATAGCACAATTTACGCTACTATTATTGGCCCAACAAAGTGGCATTGATAGGACtaatattgttaaaattatgagtttaattgtaaaatcatataattttataaagttaatatgtatttattgtatacaatcattttaaaaacttgaaaaacagATAAAATCATATTGAGATATTGAAAAATCcttaaacttataattttacTCATActcatttcttaaaataaaagaaacaagcCTTGTCTCTTCAAAACTTCCAGCAGCCGCGCGCCCCTCGTCTATCTTTtcttatgttcttattttataaTAGAATCATGTCTCTTGCACCTCTCTCTCGCTTTTCAGAAGTTGAGATCTGGTTTTGATTATGCCCTTAGACTTAATCACTTCAATGTAAGTCATACCTTCAGGGATTGGCTTTAAGTGTTAGTGAAgactcaaaattaattttacttgtgaTCATTGCAGGTAAATCCAAATACTCGAACTGCATTATATGAACTAGATGACATAATTAAGCATCGAGTTCAAAATCATGGCGTGTTTCTCGACATTTACTTACTTTCATATGTTGCTTCCAATTCTCTTGCTTGTTTCCTGCATGCCTAATCATCGTAAGCATGAACAAGACGAGACGAAAAACTATATGCTATGAAATCAGAGAATACCATTTGCGTTATCAGATTCccaatttgtttccttttttttttttactgcacCTTATTAATACATAGCTTAAATTTATTctcttttaaaatcttttattctcttttattcTTGTTGGCGCAACCAGTtgaatcccccccccccccgtcTCTGATCAGGTTATAAGACAAAAAGAAATATACATTCCCTTGCAACAATAACAGCTTGCATTTATTTatctccatctctctctctctctcgctctctctctctctctcattattGTCTGTGCTAATAATAGTCGGGGAGGTTTTAATTgctgtttgattgtttttccaattttcATAAAGGGTGCTTTGCTATATATTTCCAAGCTTATATTTCATGTTTGCCAATTGAATGCTGATAATTCACTGGCTGCAAAACTGCCACTCACTAATGTGACTAATCCTCGGATATTTAGGAGAATATCTGAAGTCAAGGAGAAGGAAACTGGAGGAGATCATTTACTCCATGATTGTACAGAAAATTTTAGACAATGTCATTTCCATGATCCCATTAGATATTGCCTATCAGATCCCACTGGACGAGTAGGTTTTTGGCCAAACCAGGAACAAAAACTTGAAATGATACAGAGCCACCTGTCTATTGTACTTGGAGAACGACTAGTCTGCCCCCTTGAGACCATTGTTGAAATTAGCAAAGTTGAGCACTATTTGGGAGGCCAGATACAAGGATTGCTGAGAATGGTTCCATTGAGACGGCTAGTGATGAAGTTGTATCAACCACATCCTCTGGACTTACTATGCCGGTCCTGGAGGCGGTAGCTTTTGGATCATTACCATGGGATGCAGAAAGCTATGTTGAATCAAAATGAACAGTTTAAAAACACTTTGTTTAGCTAGCCTTTGTTGCTCTCTGCAGATGTATAAATTACAATGCGAGGTCTTTTTCCTGGTGTCAATGGATAAAATGTAACCCGTCGCTGGGAGATAGATGGTAAAGCACGATGCAAGAGCtgataaatacaaatatatcttctttttattagcAAGACAACAACGTTTAAACAAGGAATGGAAGCTGCAAGCAATGCAGGTCTGAACTCGACAACTTTTCATTCCTGCTACTTGTAGAGGTGACTCAAATGTTACCATTCCCATCATCCGTTCTGCTTGTGATTCTCGGTTGTTTAGTTGTATCTTCTCTGGATACCTTTAAATTTTCGTAAAGCAGGTGATACTGTGGAAAACCAAGAAACAGTTATGAAATGGcatcaaaatgtttttattccAAAGATATCTCTGTCCAACTCTCCAAGGATATGACTGATGCTCCAGGAGCTTCAAGATTGTTTAAATCTCTAAATAATGATCATGCTTTGCGGAGATTTTGACTTAGCAAGGCCATTATTTTACCTGTCTTCTTTCATTGCCTAGTGAGTTGTGACATAACCTTATCTTCTGTTGATTTCTTGGATCAACCTTTTGACCTGTATGCCCTCATCAGAAGCATCTCCGTTTATACCTGTCCTTTTGCTCTATCATTCTTCGATTTTTTTTGACACGCATCAATTTCACGGGTGTTACAGTAAAAGAAGGCAGAGAAtctccaaataataataatcaagtgAAGAAGGGTGTTTAAATAATCATTTCCTGATAAAGTGAGTTCGTCTGGCATCGCTATCGTCTTGGCAAGACCTGCATTTCTCTTCATTATAGTAGTCGCTAGtgtgttttatatatttgtgaATTAAACaagtatataatatttattgaagAAGAAAGCAAGCGTCAGTGGGGATGTAGCTCAGATGGTAGAGCGCTCGCTTAGCATGCGAGAGGTACGGGGATCGATACCCCGCATctccatttaatttattacatctatgttttttttcaaagaagttAGCTAGTTATGTATGATATTTATAACTATCCACTTTTGTGATGCTATAGCCTATATAGCAGTACATTCTACAAGGTGTGGGGATTTTACTATATATCAAATACTGTTTACCATTTTACTATGGATTAAttcacatttttcttttttatttttttttattttgaccctCAACTTTATTTTCTcacaattttatcctttttaaaccaaattaaatGACAGTTTATTCAAATTATTGACCAATGACAAGATTGAAAGaagaaagataaatataaaaaaagacat
This genomic interval from Populus alba chromosome 1, ASM523922v2, whole genome shotgun sequence contains the following:
- the LOC118039206 gene encoding bZIP transcription factor 16 isoform X1; protein product: MVSNDMDKTGKEKEAKPPSAAPTQEQPSTASATTVNPDWSGFQAYSPIPPPGFLASSPQAHPYMWGVQHIMPPYGTPPHPYVAMYPHGVYAHPSIPPGSYPFSPFAMPSPNGIAEVSGNTPGSMEADGRPSDAKEKLPIKRSKGSLGSLNMITGKNNEHGKTTGVSANGAYSKSAESGSEGSSEGSDANSQSDSQMKSGGRQDSLEDSSQNGGSTHGAQNGGEGASNMIMNQTMAVMPISAASAPGAIPGPTTNLNIGMDYWGAPASSTVPAIRGKVPSTPVAGGIVSTGSRDGVQSQIWLQDERELKRQRRKQSNRESARRSRLRKQAECDELAQRAEALKEENANLRSEVNQIKSEYEQLLAENASLKERLGEVSGQEDFRAGRNDQHMSNDTQQTGQT
- the LOC118039206 gene encoding bZIP transcription factor 16 isoform X2 translates to MWGVQHIMPPYGTPPHPYVAMYPHGVYAHPSIPPGSYPFSPFAMPSPNGIAEVSGNTPGSMEADGRPSDAKEKLPIKRSKGSLGSLNMITGKNNEHGKTTGVSANGAYSKSAESGSEGSSEGSDANSQSDSQMKSGGRQDSLEDSSQNGGSTHGAQNGGEGASNMIMNQTMAVMPISAASAPGAIPGPTTNLNIGMDYWGAPASSTVPAIRGKVPSTPVAGGIVSTGSRDGVQSQIWLQDERELKRQRRKQSNRESARRSRLRKQAECDELAQRAEALKEENANLRSEVNQIKSEYEQLLAENASLKERLGEVSGQEDFRAGRNDQHMSNDTQQTGQT